TCGGAGGAAGGGGCCTTGAAAGATCCCCTTGAACTCGGGAACAGAAAGCGAATCTTCGAAGCCATCCGCCAGAACCCCGGAGTCCATTTCAGGGAACTCCAGAGACTCACCAGCATGCCTATCGGTGTCCTCAGTTACCATTTGAACTACCTTGTCGACAGGGGCCTCCTGACGGTCGACAAGCAGGAGAGCTTCACGAGGTACTTCCCTGGCGGTCAGTTGGGAAGGGACAAGCAACAGATGCTTGCGGCGCTCAGGCAGGAGATCCCGAGGGGCATCATCCTGTTCCTTCTCATGAACCCTGGCGCGACCCACGGCGAAGTCCTGCGGAGCTTCACCATCTCCGGAGGAACCCTCTCGTATCACATCAAGAAGCTCGTCTCGAGGGGGCTGATAAGAATGGACAAGGCCGGCAGGGAATCGCGCATGACCGTCATCGACCCCGACAAGGTGTCCGACCTGCTCATCGTCTATCGGAGGTCGTTCCTCGACAAACTCGTCGACGAGTTCGTCGCGAGCTATATCGGTGCCGGGGGATTGCCGGCTCAAGAAGCAGGGGCCAGGACAGACAGCGAATCTACGGGCGCCCCCGATAGTACCGGTTCCTCTGAAGATCCACCGGATCAGCGGGGTCCCGACTCTCGTTCCTAGTCGTCAGCAGGTAGGCGCCTGTGCCGCCGACAGAGGCGAGCCCTACGATGATCCCGACCCCAATCCACAGCAGCGAGGGTGTGCCTGGCAAAAACACGATGGCCCCGCCGCCACCGCCTAGCACGCCTATGCTTGGGTCGTGGTCAACGGTGATCGTGTCCGAGGACAACGGGGTCGACAGGTATATTGTCAGGGACTCGCCGTCGGTCCTGTAATGTGTTGAAACGTTCACCAGGCTGGCGCCGGCAGGGGTCGAAATCCTCGCCTGTCTCGCCCATGAGAAGTAGCCATCAGGCACGCCCGTA
This window of the Candidatus Thermoplasmatota archaeon genome carries:
- a CDS encoding winged helix-turn-helix transcriptional regulator, whose protein sequence is MKDPLELGNRKRIFEAIRQNPGVHFRELQRLTSMPIGVLSYHLNYLVDRGLLTVDKQESFTRYFPGGQLGRDKQQMLAALRQEIPRGIILFLLMNPGATHGEVLRSFTISGGTLSYHIKKLVSRGLIRMDKAGRESRMTVIDPDKVSDLLIVYRRSFLDKLVDEFVASYIGAGGLPAQEAGARTDSESTGAPDSTGSSEDPPDQRGPDSRS